The Solenopsis invicta isolate M01_SB chromosome 12, UNIL_Sinv_3.0, whole genome shotgun sequence genome window below encodes:
- the LOC113004048 gene encoding odorant receptor 49b-like — translation MMTSILQNITQENEILIYKGMIYAIDIHRKATQFSQHFLKIFEGPFFFIIASGMISFSCTLVEIVSINNFEEFIPFSIIILTVFLYMIMANYTAQEVMDHNNRVFATAYNVQWYIAPLRIQKMLIFLLLRGNKAFNLNLGGLFVGSLESAAMLTSASITYFTVLYSLR, via the exons ATGATGACAAGTATACTTCAAAATATTACtcaagaaaatgaaattttaatttataaaggaATGATCTACGCGATAGATATCCATCGCAAAGCTACACA ATTTTCTCAACATTTTCTGAAGATTTTTGAGGGACCGTTCTTCTTTATAATAGCGTCTGGCATGATTTCCTTCAGTTGCACTCTTGTTGAA attgtatctataaataattttgaggaATTTATTCCATTTAGTATAATAATACTTACTGTGTTCCTGTACATGATTATGGCTAACTACACTGCTCAAGAAGTTATGGATCACAATAACCGTGTATTTGCTACCGC atataacgTTCAATGGTACATAGCACCATTACGTATACAGAAAATGCTAATATTTCTATTGCTAAGAGGTAATAAAGCTTTTAATCTCAATCTTGGTGGATTGTTTGTGGGATCCTTAGAAAGTGCTgctatg ctAACAAGTGCTTCGATAACTTACTTTACGGTACTGTATTCATTACggtaa
- the LOC120359125 gene encoding uncharacterized protein LOC120359125, translated as MIRLETERFRFNRLLLLAIGLWPFQKSKFAQVQFAVFLTILITFIVFQFTTFVTSKCTADFIIRILSYAFFFILLTIKYNSFWINADTVKLSLEQILHTYNELKNKNEIDIFENYGKEAQLYTAVFTMFAVFCWCVFLTLQMWPFIIAVILPMNNSRLHPRNYITTEYFVNQEDYHFLIFLHLNAALWVGVTAMIAVGTMLLTYFWYICGMFNIASFRIKKAMMTSILQNITQENEILIYKGIINAIDIHRKATEFSQYFIKSFEGSFFCIIATFMVSLSCTLVEIVSINNFEEFIPFSIIIITVFLYIIMANYTAQEVMDHNNRVFATVYKVQWYIAPLRIQKMLIFLLLRGNKAFNLNLGGLFVGSLESAAMLSSASVTYFTVLYSIQ; from the exons ATGATTCGTCTCGAGACAGAACGCTTTCGATTCAATCGACTTCTTTTGCTCGCAATTGGTTTATGGCCTTTTCAGAAATCGAAGTTTGCTCAAGTTCAATTTGCAGTATTTCTTACCATTCTAAtaacttttattgtatttcag TTTACAACATTTGTGACCTCAAAATGCACAGCTGATTTCATCATCAGAATTTTATCCTATGCGTTCTTCTTCATTCTATTGACAATTAAATACAATTCGTTTTGGATTAATGCTGATACG GTGAAGCTTTCACTGGAACAAATTCTACATACTTATAacgaattaaaaaacaaaaatgaaattgataTCTTTGAAAATTATGGCAAAGAAGCACAATTATATACGGCTGTATTTACaa TGTTTGCTGTGTTCTGTTGGTGTGTTTTTCTCACACTGCAAATGTGGCCCTTTATTATCGCAGTAATTCTACCTATGAACAATTCCCGTCTACATCCAAGGAATTATATCACAacagaatattttgttaatCAAGAAGACtatcactttttaatttttttacacttaaacGCAGCCCTGTGGGTAGGAGTAACTGCAATGATAGCAGTAGGAACGATGTTGTTAACATATTTTTGGTATATTTGCGGAATGTTTAATATTGCCAG cttTCGCATCAAAAAAGCAATGATGACAAGTATACTTCAAAATATTACTCAAGaaaacgaaattttaatttacaaaggaATAATCAACGCAATAGATATTCATCGCAAAGCTACAGA GTTctctcaatattttataaaaagcttTGAGGGATCGTTCTTTTGTATAATAGCGACTTTCATGGTTTCCTTGAGTTGCACTCTTGTTGAA attgtatctataaataattttgaggaATTTATTCcatttagtataataataattactgtgTTCCTGTACATAATTATGGCAAACTACACTGCTCAAGAAGTTATGGATCACAATAACCGTGTATTTGCTACTGT atataaagTTCAATGGTACATAGCACCATTACGTATACAGAAAATGCTAATATTTCTATTGCTAAGAGGTAATAAAGCTTTTAATCTGAATCTTGGTGGATTGTTTGTGGGATCCTTAGAAAGTGCTGCTAtg CTATCAAGTGCTTCGGTAACTTATTTTACCGTTTTGTATTCAATAcagtga
- the LOC120359132 gene encoding uncharacterized protein LOC120359132 — protein MSVFNILQMWPFIIGVILSMNNSRLHPRIYIRTEYFVNQEDYYFLIFLHLNAAMWIGVTAILAVGTMLLTYFWYICGMFNIASFRIEKAMMTSILQNITQENEILIYKGIIYAIDIHRKATELSQYFIKSFEGSFFCIIATVMVSLSCTLVEIASVNNIEEFLPFSIIIVTVYVYMVLGNYTAQEVMDHNKRVFATVYNVQWYIAPLRIQKMLIFLLLRGNKAFNLNLGGLFVGSLESAAMLSSASVTYFTVLYSIQ, from the exons ATGTCTGTTTTTAATATACTCCAAATGTGGCCCTTTATTATCGGGGTAATTCTATCTATGAACAATTCCCGACTACATCCAAGGATTTATATCAGAacagaatattttgttaatcaagaagactattattttttaatttttttacacttaaacGCAGCTATGTGGATAGGAGTAACTGCAATACTAGCAGTAGGAACGATGTTGTTAACATATTTTTGGTATATTTGCGGAATGTTTAATATTGCCAG cttTCGCATCGAAAAAGCAATGATGACAAGTATACTTCAAAATATTACTCAAGaaaacgaaattttaatttacaaaggaATAATCTACGCAATAGATATTCATCGCAAAGCTACAGA GCTctctcaatattttataaaaagcttTGAGGGATCGTTCTTCTGTATAATAGCGACTGTTATGGTTTCCTTGAGTTGCACTCTTGTTGAA aTTGCATCTGTTAATAATATTGAGGAATTTTTGCCATTTAGTATAATAATAGTTACTGTGTACGTGTACATGGTTTTGGGTAACTACACCGCTCAAGAAGTTATGGATCACAATAAACGTGTATTTGCTACTGT atataacgTTCAATGGTACATAGCACCATTACGTATACAGAAAATGCTAATATTTCTGTTGCTAAGAGGTAATAAAGCTTTTAATCTGAATCTTGGTGGATTATTTGTGGGATCCTTAGAAAGTGCTGCTAtg cTATCAAGTGCTTCGGTAACTTATTTTACCGTTTTGTATTCAATACagtga